One window from the genome of Leptospira johnsonii encodes:
- the fliW gene encoding flagellar assembly protein FliW → MIEIQSKPFGKIKVSERQLIKFPEGLLGFGGYKSFALIEEDEESVFKWLQSIDEVDLAFVVIPPSLFKKEYKPLLSQEELSQIGLQDVSEALTLVIVTIPSDDPASMTANLQGPILINKTDLTGRQFVSRNEIHSVRERILESATVEMS, encoded by the coding sequence ATGATTGAGATCCAAAGTAAACCTTTCGGAAAAATAAAAGTTTCGGAGCGACAACTTATCAAATTTCCGGAAGGACTTCTAGGTTTCGGGGGATATAAAAGTTTCGCCTTAATCGAAGAAGATGAAGAGTCCGTGTTCAAATGGTTGCAGTCCATAGACGAAGTGGACCTTGCTTTCGTAGTAATTCCCCCTTCTTTATTTAAAAAAGAATATAAACCTCTTTTAAGCCAGGAAGAACTTTCTCAAATCGGGTTGCAGGATGTTTCAGAAGCTTTGACCTTAGTCATTGTGACGATTCCGAGCGACGATCCGGCTTCCATGACTGCAAACCTACAGGGCCCTATTTTAATTAATAAGACGGATTTGACAGGTCGCCAATTCGTATCACGTAATGAGATTCACTCCGTTCGTGAAAGAATTTTGGAAAGCGCCACTGTGGAGATGTCCTAA
- the csrA gene encoding carbon storage regulator CsrA, with protein sequence MLVLARRTNESIIIGDDIEIVIVDIKGDQVKIGVKAPKEVSVHRAEVYREIQAENKKAAGAKIKPEELGKIGSMLKKTDSGKKEKS encoded by the coding sequence GTGCTCGTACTAGCTAGGCGTACAAATGAATCCATCATTATAGGTGACGATATTGAGATCGTTATCGTGGATATCAAAGGGGATCAAGTAAAGATCGGGGTCAAGGCTCCTAAAGAAGTTTCCGTTCACAGAGCGGAAGTGTATCGTGAGATCCAGGCTGAGAATAAGAAGGCCGCCGGTGCGAAAATTAAGCCGGAGGAATTGGGAAAAATTGGCAGCATGCTTAAAAAAACCGATTCGGGCAAAAAAGAAAAATCTTAA
- a CDS encoding SHOCT domain-containing protein, whose product MRKLSRRNWEKLAACLKKPIRAKKKNLNLLSFFLTLLFTISCLSSQRKGMASSSDSIVLYYLKKSSESPIFLQAETWLPIASGVLTGAGPDQLDKGEFLSRWEKLFKFTGVADTGVLNSEPVRLFTEEESSRLGELLYRAETEIPDGLPQAYQVIIKREDPIRPGLRIRRTIFYIRNSLDGIVLEFSEIGQVLDFQTAYSFRDWTLVPIQKPEPSSRNSIYLPEMRPEGLEYLIFATEGEEVKNRILVRNGFWTANASKKNVGATTKKVPKTIEDRLRTLQELLDKGLISKQEYERKKAEILKDL is encoded by the coding sequence GTGCGAAAATTAAGCCGGAGGAATTGGGAAAAATTGGCAGCATGCTTAAAAAAACCGATTCGGGCAAAAAAGAAAAATCTTAATCTTCTAAGTTTCTTTCTTACCCTTCTATTTACGATTTCTTGTTTGTCTTCCCAAAGAAAGGGAATGGCTTCCTCTTCGGATTCAATCGTATTATATTATCTTAAAAAAAGCTCAGAGTCACCTATCTTCTTACAAGCAGAGACTTGGTTGCCTATCGCTTCCGGAGTATTGACCGGTGCAGGGCCGGACCAATTAGATAAGGGGGAGTTTCTTTCCAGATGGGAAAAACTTTTTAAATTCACCGGAGTTGCGGATACGGGAGTTCTAAACTCGGAGCCGGTTCGATTATTTACGGAAGAAGAATCCTCTCGTCTGGGAGAATTATTATACAGGGCAGAGACTGAAATTCCGGACGGACTTCCGCAAGCATACCAAGTGATTATCAAAAGAGAAGATCCGATCCGTCCTGGACTTAGGATCAGAAGAACAATTTTTTATATAAGAAATAGTTTGGACGGAATTGTATTAGAATTTTCTGAAATAGGGCAGGTCCTCGATTTTCAGACCGCTTATTCTTTTAGGGACTGGACATTAGTACCTATTCAAAAGCCGGAACCTTCTTCCCGTAATTCTATTTATCTCCCTGAGATGCGTCCGGAAGGTTTAGAATATCTTATATTCGCAACAGAAGGAGAAGAAGTAAAAAATCGCATCCTTGTGAGAAACGGTTTCTGGACAGCGAACGCTTCTAAGAAGAATGTTGGAGCTACGACTAAAAAAGTCCCTAAAACGATTGAGGACCGCCTAAGAACTTTGCAGGAACTATTAGATAAGGGATTAATCTCTAAACAAGAATACGAAAGGAAGAAGGCGGAAATTCTGAAAGACTTATAA
- a CDS encoding SIMPL domain-containing protein, which produces MKKILFGCILLFSSFASVFAEQEKVLIVSGFSKVAVPAELVEIRIGVETESKTAEEAHEKTSAKTDSLVKYLKKQSLLSLQTEAIRLQTIYEYPKSGARQIKGYVASNTILIRAKVESAGKLIDESIQNGANQIIGIRLQATDANLEKASQEALQLAAKDARKKADIILSALGLKFKDFVEIRADFQEISEPLPVMDGFQTMSAKSATPIEAGNLFREAKILLKVSY; this is translated from the coding sequence ATGAAAAAAATATTATTCGGGTGCATATTATTATTCTCTAGTTTCGCTTCCGTATTTGCAGAACAGGAAAAAGTCCTGATTGTTAGTGGTTTCTCCAAAGTGGCGGTCCCTGCAGAGCTTGTAGAGATACGTATCGGAGTAGAAACAGAATCTAAAACAGCAGAAGAAGCTCATGAGAAAACTTCAGCAAAGACCGATTCTCTTGTAAAATATCTTAAAAAGCAGTCCTTACTATCGTTACAAACGGAGGCAATCCGTCTGCAAACAATATACGAATATCCTAAATCTGGAGCAAGACAGATCAAAGGTTATGTAGCGTCCAATACAATCTTAATAAGAGCTAAAGTAGAATCTGCAGGCAAACTGATTGATGAGTCCATACAGAATGGAGCGAATCAAATTATAGGTATCCGATTGCAGGCAACGGATGCAAATTTAGAGAAGGCTTCTCAAGAAGCTTTGCAGCTAGCGGCAAAGGATGCTCGCAAAAAAGCGGATATTATTCTCTCCGCACTGGGCTTGAAATTTAAGGATTTTGTAGAGATAAGAGCGGACTTTCAAGAAATTTCCGAACCACTCCCTGTCATGGATGGTTTTCAAACTATGAGCGCAAAATCTGCGACTCCAATCGAGGCTGGAAATTTATTTCGTGAAGCAAAGATCTTATTGAAAGTTTCTTATTAA
- a CDS encoding M48 family metallopeptidase, translating into MLRNRLLFFVILLVAGAAISFLAVKSKANVEMPATLSPAFQLLGKPIKTFDRSLTKLMPISDLDEKKLGDSVALRYESYADEKDPDLIYLRSLVSNLTIVKNKGFEYRIFIMDSSVPNAYAMPGGILFVTKGLLSMVGSEAELVAVIGHEIGHVELSHCMDMVRGELLAGKIGASTLGELADLTAALLLRPSFGKNQEDEADSYGYDLLLRESYDPFAMGRTFLKLQEESGGKENAASPIQEYFMTHPYLSHRSEKFTEKAKREGEGKYYVGKKNLKKRVSRYQDELDKEFVKY; encoded by the coding sequence ATGCTCCGTAATCGATTATTATTCTTTGTTATACTTTTAGTAGCGGGAGCAGCTATTTCATTTTTGGCTGTAAAGAGTAAGGCAAATGTAGAAATGCCCGCCACTCTTTCTCCTGCATTTCAATTATTGGGAAAACCGATCAAAACATTCGATCGTTCTCTTACAAAGCTTATGCCGATCAGCGACCTGGATGAAAAGAAGCTGGGAGATTCCGTTGCATTACGTTATGAATCCTATGCGGATGAAAAAGATCCTGATCTGATCTATTTGAGAAGTTTGGTCTCAAACCTTACAATCGTAAAAAACAAAGGATTCGAATATAGGATCTTTATAATGGATTCTTCCGTTCCAAACGCATATGCGATGCCTGGAGGGATCTTGTTCGTGACTAAGGGACTTCTTTCTATGGTAGGATCAGAAGCAGAACTGGTTGCAGTGATCGGGCATGAGATCGGACACGTAGAGCTTTCCCACTGCATGGATATGGTCAGAGGGGAATTATTGGCAGGAAAGATCGGTGCCTCTACTTTAGGAGAGCTGGCAGATCTAACTGCAGCATTACTTTTAAGACCTTCTTTTGGTAAAAACCAAGAAGACGAGGCAGACTCCTACGGTTACGACCTATTGCTCAGGGAAAGTTACGACCCGTTCGCAATGGGAAGGACTTTCCTAAAGTTACAAGAAGAAAGCGGTGGAAAAGAAAATGCCGCTTCTCCTATCCAAGAGTATTTTATGACACATCCTTACCTTTCTCATCGTTCCGAAAAATTTACGGAGAAGGCGAAACGAGAAGGCGAAGGCAAATATTATGTAGGAAAGAAAAACTTAAAAAAACGGGTAAGCCGTTACCAAGACGAATTGGATAAAGAATTCGTAAAGTACTGA
- a CDS encoding DUF2339 domain-containing protein: MYFLIGLFAFFAGIFYLIIPFVLLSKINGLLERIQDLENQLKERGPSAVPETQAEKKKPPIKEEKPILVKETIPETKKEVPSSKPVTKTQKPAAVVPPTIIKQEPQPIAKKSEAWEKFEKQIANNWTGILGTIILVMGVGFLGIYAALNMSPFFRFLMVLGIGVGLFIVSILLVKKEFWVQIGYWIRSGSGAVILFSCIAAVSVPGMKWIESEFYALILVIVGISVNLGLAWQTSQQKFASLHIVLSLISLAILPLSTLIFFLAVGVSAFSVLLSYRTKWEFHLIQTAISFLILNYLYKGHFSEQLHVLNSTHSRTWGILGTLAVGIPSILAHYRKVYSSANIQRLPFITHLIIWAGIGLGLSVYSTGSKWNPPVLITVSVGLFFWARTAREKLNIRWLYLTDTLVSLALASIGIILLSRWEVDLFLINVYISLLFSIFFVVSSEEKENLLKNIGVVLLHLSWIQYILILIVKYFGGVHLGAWPVVITTIAMILLTFLIQFYDEIRNKESATASDDIYGIGGDDRISPAGIFSGLLASAICFQLFDWKYSELYLPALGILLLVIRQNRNWNGLGVGIFFFVAALHFEVIYRIYSLERWEVLLRDLPTILFCFLMIPLSKVKIGPDKIRYFSSPGAILFSLHIVFLAYWTTQSISPFLPGILWLLLSLVYLETKNFFSEREKKWENTWKSSINYAGSVWQIFALIFVGLFLGAHILVHLQSELYVGIFKIRFLIQALAIGVFLYWANSPKPKKEIPNYWNSILPLFWELTGTFITAIIALEIPNTWLPVAWIVWAFFLNQISSKTSWEISRFRFYSLCFYWYSCIHVAFISSSALTPSEYWANQEWLGGLIGIVLQIAYLVRIQLLPPFQGIEMEGYPGKIRTLSEKLDQRSDSVIFYPLFAAGAFFLFWSFDSSLLTLLWMVEVFIVFLMGLILKKEHFRYVSLVAMIVCLLRLIFWDLSQSSTITRALVFLGVGGILILMNTLYGKFGNKEKTDAP; encoded by the coding sequence ATGTATTTTTTGATCGGTTTGTTCGCATTTTTTGCCGGTATCTTCTACCTTATTATTCCCTTCGTTTTATTATCAAAGATCAACGGACTTTTAGAAAGGATCCAAGATCTGGAGAACCAATTGAAAGAAAGGGGACCTTCTGCTGTTCCTGAAACACAGGCAGAAAAGAAAAAACCTCCAATCAAAGAAGAAAAGCCAATCCTGGTAAAAGAAACAATTCCAGAAACCAAGAAGGAAGTCCCTTCTTCTAAGCCTGTTACAAAAACGCAAAAACCTGCAGCGGTTGTACCTCCAACTATTATAAAGCAAGAACCTCAACCTATTGCTAAAAAATCAGAGGCTTGGGAAAAATTCGAGAAGCAGATCGCGAACAATTGGACCGGGATCTTAGGAACAATCATACTCGTGATGGGTGTAGGATTCTTAGGGATCTATGCGGCCCTGAACATGTCTCCATTTTTCAGATTCTTAATGGTATTAGGGATCGGTGTAGGTCTATTCATAGTTTCCATTCTTCTAGTCAAAAAAGAGTTCTGGGTGCAAATCGGATATTGGATCCGAAGCGGTTCCGGTGCAGTTATATTATTCTCTTGTATTGCTGCAGTTTCAGTTCCCGGAATGAAATGGATAGAATCGGAATTTTATGCGCTCATCTTAGTTATTGTAGGAATTTCAGTAAACCTGGGACTTGCTTGGCAAACTTCTCAACAAAAGTTTGCGAGCCTTCATATTGTTTTAAGTTTAATCTCTCTGGCGATCCTTCCTTTAAGTACCTTGATCTTCTTCTTAGCGGTTGGAGTCTCTGCTTTCAGTGTGCTCCTATCTTATAGAACTAAATGGGAATTTCATTTAATACAAACCGCGATCTCCTTTTTAATTTTAAATTATCTTTATAAAGGACATTTTTCGGAACAACTACATGTATTGAATTCTACTCATTCCAGAACTTGGGGGATCTTAGGAACTCTTGCTGTTGGAATTCCATCCATCTTGGCTCATTATCGAAAAGTTTATTCTTCCGCAAATATCCAACGTCTTCCTTTTATCACTCATTTAATTATTTGGGCGGGGATCGGTTTAGGTCTATCAGTGTATTCCACAGGATCTAAATGGAATCCTCCCGTTTTGATCACTGTTTCTGTCGGGTTGTTTTTCTGGGCAAGAACGGCTAGAGAAAAATTAAACATACGATGGCTGTATCTTACAGATACTTTAGTATCCTTAGCACTTGCTTCGATCGGGATCATATTACTCAGTCGATGGGAAGTGGATCTATTCCTGATCAATGTATACATTTCTCTCTTATTCTCCATCTTCTTCGTGGTAAGTTCGGAAGAAAAAGAGAATCTACTCAAGAATATAGGAGTGGTGCTTCTTCATCTTTCTTGGATTCAATATATTCTTATTCTAATCGTAAAATACTTTGGTGGTGTCCATCTTGGAGCTTGGCCCGTGGTCATCACTACGATTGCGATGATCCTTCTGACATTCTTGATCCAATTCTATGATGAGATACGGAATAAGGAAAGTGCCACCGCAAGCGACGATATTTACGGAATAGGAGGAGATGATAGAATTTCCCCTGCCGGAATTTTTTCCGGACTTTTAGCATCCGCTATTTGTTTCCAATTATTCGACTGGAAATACTCGGAGCTATATCTTCCGGCTCTTGGAATACTTCTGCTGGTGATCCGACAAAACAGAAATTGGAACGGTTTAGGAGTTGGGATTTTCTTTTTTGTCGCCGCATTACACTTCGAAGTGATCTATAGAATTTATTCTTTGGAAAGATGGGAAGTTCTGCTAAGAGATCTACCTACGATCCTATTCTGCTTCTTAATGATACCTCTTTCTAAAGTAAAGATCGGTCCGGATAAGATCAGATATTTTTCTTCTCCCGGAGCGATCCTTTTCTCTTTGCATATCGTATTCTTGGCATATTGGACTACTCAAAGTATTTCTCCGTTTTTACCTGGGATACTATGGCTACTTCTTTCCCTGGTTTATCTCGAGACTAAAAACTTTTTCTCTGAAAGAGAAAAGAAATGGGAGAATACTTGGAAGTCATCCATCAATTATGCGGGATCGGTCTGGCAAATTTTTGCATTAATATTTGTAGGATTGTTTTTAGGAGCTCATATTCTGGTCCATCTTCAATCGGAATTATACGTAGGCATATTCAAGATCAGATTCCTGATTCAAGCTTTGGCAATTGGAGTATTTTTATATTGGGCAAACAGTCCGAAGCCTAAAAAAGAAATTCCGAATTATTGGAATTCTATTTTACCTTTGTTCTGGGAACTGACAGGGACCTTTATCACAGCAATCATTGCATTAGAAATTCCGAATACATGGCTACCGGTCGCTTGGATCGTTTGGGCATTCTTCCTAAATCAGATCAGTTCAAAAACCTCTTGGGAAATTTCGAGATTCAGATTTTATTCCCTCTGCTTCTATTGGTATTCCTGTATTCATGTGGCTTTCATTTCCAGTTCGGCTTTAACTCCGTCCGAATATTGGGCCAACCAAGAATGGCTCGGAGGACTTATTGGGATTGTATTGCAGATCGCATACTTAGTAAGGATCCAACTTCTGCCTCCTTTCCAAGGAATAGAAATGGAAGGTTATCCTGGAAAGATCAGAACACTTTCGGAAAAGCTGGATCAAAGATCTGACAGTGTCATATTCTATCCTTTATTCGCAGCGGGAGCATTCTTCCTTTTCTGGAGTTTTGATTCTTCTCTATTAACTCTATTATGGATGGTAGAAGTGTTCATCGTCTTCCTAATGGGACTCATTCTGAAAAAGGAACATTTCCGTTATGTGTCTTTGGTAGCAATGATAGTATGCCTGCTTAGGTTGATCTTCTGGGATCTTTCTCAGTCTTCCACAATCACTCGTGCGTTGGTATTCCTAGGAGTTGGAGGAATACTCATCCTGATGAACACTCTTTACGGCAAATTCGGAAATAAGGAGAAAACAGATGCTCCGTAA